A genomic segment from Peribacillus sp. ACCC06369 encodes:
- a CDS encoding PTS glucose transporter subunit IIA, with protein MFKKLFGNKEKVEQLLAPINGQVINIEDVPDPVFSGKMMGDGIAILPEEGLVVSPIDAEVIQVFHTKHALGLRTKHGLELLIHIGLETVNLKGEGFEVHVTEGQKVKAGDKLVTFDIEFLKSKAPSIVTPIVVTNGDLVEKIEKTDSTQANIKETQIMSVYLK; from the coding sequence ATGTTTAAAAAATTATTCGGTAACAAAGAAAAAGTGGAACAACTGCTTGCTCCTATAAATGGACAAGTAATAAATATTGAAGATGTTCCGGATCCGGTATTTTCCGGTAAGATGATGGGGGACGGAATAGCGATTCTTCCTGAGGAGGGGCTCGTTGTTTCTCCTATTGATGCAGAAGTGATCCAGGTTTTTCATACTAAACATGCTTTGGGCCTTCGCACGAAGCATGGCTTAGAATTGTTAATTCATATTGGATTAGAAACAGTGAACCTTAAAGGCGAGGGATTCGAAGTCCATGTCACAGAAGGGCAAAAGGTAAAAGCAGGGGACAAGCTTGTTACATTTGATATTGAATTTCTAAAATCCAAAGCTCCAAGCATCGTAACTCCGATTGTTGTCACGAATGGCGACCTGGTTGAAAAAATAGAAAAAACAGATAGTACACAAGCAAATATTAAGGAAACACAGATTATGAGTGTTTATTTGAAGTGA
- a CDS encoding DUF1801 domain-containing protein, which produces MEEIQSIDEYIIQFPEEVQEILKTLRKVIKDSAPAAKEKISYQMPTFALNGNLVHFAAYKKHIGFYPTPNAISAFEHALSEYKCSKGAVQFPLNKPIPYELITKMVTFRVEENKKKAEGKLKKKK; this is translated from the coding sequence ATGGAGGAAATTCAATCAATTGATGAATACATTATCCAATTTCCCGAAGAAGTTCAGGAGATACTGAAAACGTTAAGAAAAGTCATAAAAGATTCAGCACCGGCTGCAAAAGAAAAGATCAGTTATCAAATGCCCACTTTTGCTTTAAACGGAAATCTGGTGCATTTCGCTGCCTATAAAAAACATATTGGATTCTATCCAACTCCAAACGCGATTTCTGCTTTTGAACATGCTTTATCTGAATATAAATGTTCAAAAGGAGCCGTTCAGTTTCCACTTAACAAGCCAATTCCTTATGAATTAATAACCAAGATGGTTACATTTAGAGTGGAAGAGAATAAGAAAAAAGCAGAAGGTAAATTGAAAAAGAAAAAATAA
- a CDS encoding Type 1 glutamine amidotransferase-like domain-containing protein encodes MNLCFIGGGNPLTGELDEVMKRIATYVEPESRVLIIPFATEHAKRDGWFQSAKKSFNDIGVENIQLLNDELGNEEMKANISVQDVLYFTGGRPEILIECMVNKGLIQTVKEFKGLMIGVSAGALAFCKDCLITKDEDYPETQILRGLGLVDFSVEVHYEESVDEELILLSKERDIYAIPNGGALFWNDEGVTSIKNIFHFSDTKKNKNIEGK; translated from the coding sequence ATGAATCTTTGTTTTATTGGGGGAGGAAATCCTTTAACAGGGGAACTTGATGAGGTCATGAAGCGGATAGCCACTTATGTTGAACCTGAAAGCAGGGTTTTGATCATTCCGTTCGCTACAGAACATGCAAAACGGGATGGATGGTTTCAATCTGCTAAAAAATCATTCAACGATATAGGTGTAGAGAATATTCAGCTTCTTAATGATGAACTTGGCAATGAAGAAATGAAAGCAAATATATCAGTTCAAGATGTACTTTACTTCACTGGAGGAAGACCCGAAATATTAATCGAATGTATGGTCAATAAAGGTTTGATTCAAACGGTAAAGGAATTCAAAGGTCTAATGATAGGTGTTAGTGCAGGTGCGCTGGCTTTTTGTAAGGATTGCCTTATAACGAAAGACGAGGATTATCCTGAAACCCAAATACTGAGAGGACTTGGATTGGTGGACTTTAGTGTCGAAGTCCATTATGAAGAATCTGTGGATGAAGAACTGATACTTTTATCAAAGGAGAGGGATATATATGCCATCCCAAATGGAGGGGCCCTATTTTGGAATGATGAGGGGGTAACATCGATTAAGAACATTTTTCACTTTAGTGACACTAAAAAAAATAAAAATATAGAAGGAAAATGA
- a CDS encoding alpha/beta hydrolase — protein sequence MKVNQGKINSNEKEITYTHIENGSPAVCFMFSGAGYTYEKPLFYYSTMIMLQTQYDVVHVHYSYDQDIFKHPLVDITKVIVNDINPVITEVLQNHEYQETVFLGKSLGTIPIINGIMKSERFMNSKMILLTPLLKFDSIFEGLLSSHHSVHIIIGEKDHHYIPGKIQMIETKTNISMDKVSYANHSLDSEPLNTSRSITMLKGVMKRMEEFLKI from the coding sequence ATGAAGGTTAACCAAGGAAAAATAAATAGTAATGAAAAAGAAATTACATACACGCATATTGAAAATGGAAGCCCAGCCGTTTGTTTTATGTTTTCTGGTGCGGGTTACACGTATGAGAAGCCGCTATTTTATTATTCGACAATGATCATGCTTCAAACTCAGTATGATGTCGTGCATGTTCATTACTCTTACGACCAGGATATATTCAAGCATCCGTTGGTAGATATCACAAAAGTGATAGTTAATGATATTAATCCCGTCATAACTGAAGTTCTTCAAAATCATGAATATCAAGAAACTGTATTTTTGGGCAAATCACTTGGTACCATACCAATCATCAACGGAATTATGAAAAGTGAGCGGTTTATGAATTCCAAAATGATTTTGCTTACGCCACTATTGAAGTTCGATTCGATTTTTGAAGGGTTATTAAGTAGCCACCATTCAGTACATATAATAATAGGAGAAAAAGATCATCATTATATTCCAGGTAAAATTCAAATGATTGAAACAAAAACGAATATAAGTATGGATAAAGTCTCCTATGCTAATCATTCTTTGGATAGTGAACCTTTGAATACTTCAAGGTCGATTACCATGCTAAAAGGTGTAATGAAAAGAATGGAAGAGTTCTTAAAGATATAA
- the blaOXA gene encoding class D beta-lactamase, whose translation MKIKALCFILVLLVTGSMGSIHASANDQKVKELDIGESFDSVEGTMVLQNLKNDKVFIYNKQRSKVRYTPESTFKVANALIGLQTKAVSDEYEVKRWDGVIREFEDWNRDHTLASAMRHSVIWYYQALARDIGAENMQQYVKLIDYGNHDISGGIDQFWLDSSIKISAREQVQFIENLVEEKLPIDKQHMRTVKRIMINEDADSYVLHGKTGTRLSDMGLGWYVGYIETDKGKWAFATNLNGSGSKAKTITLDTLKELDIIKE comes from the coding sequence ATGAAAATCAAAGCGTTATGTTTCATTCTTGTCCTGCTAGTCACTGGTTCCATGGGCTCGATTCATGCAAGTGCAAACGATCAAAAGGTGAAAGAACTGGATATCGGGGAGTCTTTCGATAGTGTGGAAGGCACGATGGTTCTCCAAAACTTAAAAAATGATAAAGTATTTATCTATAACAAACAGAGAAGTAAAGTACGCTACACTCCAGAATCGACATTCAAAGTCGCGAATGCATTAATCGGCTTACAGACAAAAGCGGTGAGCGATGAATATGAAGTGAAGCGCTGGGATGGCGTAATCAGGGAATTTGAAGATTGGAACAGGGATCATACGCTGGCTTCAGCCATGAGACATTCAGTGATCTGGTATTATCAAGCACTGGCCCGCGATATCGGGGCGGAAAACATGCAGCAATATGTGAAACTAATCGATTACGGCAATCATGATATCTCCGGTGGAATCGATCAGTTCTGGCTGGACAGCAGCATAAAGATTTCTGCCCGGGAACAAGTCCAGTTCATCGAAAACCTTGTAGAGGAAAAACTGCCTATCGATAAGCAGCATATGAGAACCGTTAAGAGAATCATGATCAATGAAGATGCAGACTCATATGTCCTCCATGGAAAAACCGGTACACGCCTTTCCGATATGGGATTGGGCTGGTATGTAGGATACATCGAAACGGACAAAGGCAAATGGGCTTTCGCCACCAACTTGAATGGCAGCGGAAGCAAAGCCAAAACGATTACACTGGATACCCTGAAAGAGTTGGATATCATAAAAGAATAA
- a CDS encoding sensor histidine kinase, whose protein sequence is MKTIQSRLLLMLLLFIILPYFLSVFLIYSYTKNSVERHELENSQEQLQNNAEELEQYFDDMINLPYLLYRNPDLFRIFKNGFEDSIYFNPIAMEKSIETFYLMRNEIRQVRFYIDKDQESFTVYNATVSARKPQPDLLNEEPIKHFYSSDSNYMIEPPHQIQNYNDTAIIPQSDDTMVMTFHHKIVDVPSNEYLGIITIDIDLDAYARICNSLIQKDEESVILMDSHNNVMYANDRSLIGKSITPEFKKQITGEDIILTKTLSGTLNHWKLVKITPNHVLFDDVRKTAYTNIIVGLIVGLLGLLMIGIISYRITRPIKLLSKKVRTIKGGNMDVPFDDGRKDEIGELEKHMKDMMNRINLHIEREYKLEIENRKNQFRALKSQVNPHFLFNSLQSIGAVALRSNSPRVYHLLTSLSKMMRYSIKANQWVLVRDEMNYIEAYLNLQMERFGNNVNYSIKISETILDMTIPSMILQPLVENFFKHSYEEGFYQAHLTIHGEIQGEFLHLIVENSGPSLTQAELRILRENIYASPHESTYSHNHIGLKNIYDRLVLNYGSKAGLEVDTYQGQGFSVKIVIPLEFPLANE, encoded by the coding sequence GTGAAAACCATTCAAAGTCGCTTATTGTTAATGTTACTTCTTTTTATCATCTTACCGTATTTTCTATCAGTGTTTCTGATTTACAGCTATACAAAAAATAGTGTGGAGAGACATGAGCTTGAAAATAGCCAAGAACAACTTCAGAATAACGCTGAAGAACTGGAGCAATACTTTGATGACATGATTAATCTTCCCTATCTATTATATCGAAATCCCGATTTATTCCGGATTTTCAAGAATGGTTTTGAAGACTCGATATACTTTAACCCGATTGCGATGGAAAAAAGTATAGAAACCTTTTATCTGATGCGAAACGAAATCCGTCAAGTACGGTTTTATATTGATAAGGATCAAGAATCGTTTACAGTTTATAATGCGACGGTCAGTGCCCGGAAACCTCAACCCGATTTATTAAATGAGGAACCGATAAAACACTTTTATAGCTCTGACTCTAATTACATGATTGAGCCGCCACATCAAATTCAAAATTACAATGACACAGCAATCATTCCCCAGTCGGACGACACGATGGTGATGACTTTTCACCATAAAATAGTCGATGTGCCTTCAAACGAATATCTCGGAATAATTACAATTGATATAGATTTGGATGCCTATGCCCGTATATGTAACAGCCTTATTCAAAAGGATGAAGAATCTGTAATACTTATGGATTCACATAACAATGTCATGTATGCAAATGATCGGTCCCTTATAGGAAAATCAATTACTCCTGAATTTAAAAAGCAGATTACGGGTGAAGATATTATCTTAACCAAAACATTATCAGGAACTCTAAATCATTGGAAATTAGTTAAGATAACCCCTAATCATGTATTATTCGATGATGTCCGGAAGACTGCCTATACAAATATAATTGTTGGACTAATAGTCGGCTTGTTAGGGCTATTAATGATTGGTATTATTTCATACAGAATTACTCGTCCCATTAAACTTCTTAGCAAGAAAGTGAGAACAATAAAAGGTGGAAATATGGATGTCCCCTTTGATGATGGAAGAAAAGACGAAATTGGTGAGCTGGAAAAACATATGAAGGATATGATGAACCGAATCAATCTACACATTGAAAGAGAATATAAACTCGAAATAGAAAATAGAAAAAACCAATTCAGAGCATTAAAATCTCAGGTTAATCCGCATTTCTTATTTAATTCGTTACAATCTATTGGTGCAGTTGCCCTAAGATCTAATTCTCCAAGAGTTTACCATTTATTGACGTCACTATCTAAAATGATGCGCTACTCCATTAAGGCAAACCAATGGGTGTTGGTTCGAGATGAAATGAATTATATAGAAGCATACCTAAACCTTCAAATGGAGCGTTTTGGAAACAATGTGAACTATTCTATTAAAATAAGCGAGACGATCCTTGATATGACGATTCCAAGTATGATTCTTCAGCCCCTCGTTGAAAACTTTTTTAAACACAGTTATGAAGAAGGTTTCTATCAGGCTCATTTAACTATTCATGGAGAAATACAAGGAGAATTTTTACACCTCATCGTTGAAAATTCGGGTCCAAGTTTGACTCAGGCGGAGCTTCGAATATTAAGAGAAAATATATACGCGTCCCCACATGAAAGCACATATTCACATAATCATATCGGTCTAAAAAATATTTATGACCGTTTAGTTCTAAATTATGGATCAAAAGCAGGCCTGGAAGTGGATACGTATCAAGGACAAGGATTTTCCGTTAAAATAGTGATTCCACTAGAATTTCCGCTTGCTAATGAATAG
- a CDS encoding response regulator, producing the protein MKALIVDDEFNVRDVIRHLGQWEKYGITQLLEASNGDDAKRMIEKESPEIIFTDVKMPGMSGMELIEWLDSISYPGKVILISGFDDYSFMRKAIQFSSFDYLLKPIEADAFNKTLEEAVKSWANEEEVRANEDTGVYEDVKRYRGNQLVTAACMGGNFDKNDIESYLPKADGYTLTLISFYQMHHPAPYIQLLADELVERKIGNVFALQNDHNLCLVITIPDHWLSVEEWISHQFDIPVRLVCGEPLESLGDIHNSFKSLQKAMKNQNFRSIHRLDDLDVARRIEDIVSYVEKYYMEELSLEKLSNVFFLSREHISRKFKQKTGMLLSKYVTKLRTDQAKRWLRETEKSIYSISLMLGYQDEKYFSKLFKKVVGMTPFEYRNGEKNADLK; encoded by the coding sequence GTGAAAGCTTTAATTGTCGATGATGAGTTCAATGTACGTGACGTAATACGCCATTTGGGGCAGTGGGAAAAATACGGTATCACCCAACTATTAGAAGCAAGTAATGGCGATGATGCAAAAAGAATGATAGAGAAGGAAAGTCCGGAAATCATCTTTACAGACGTGAAAATGCCGGGAATGAGCGGTATGGAACTAATCGAGTGGCTAGATTCCATTTCTTATCCTGGTAAAGTGATTTTAATTTCGGGTTTTGACGACTATTCATTTATGCGTAAAGCAATTCAGTTTAGCAGCTTCGATTATTTATTGAAACCGATTGAAGCTGATGCATTTAACAAAACACTGGAAGAAGCCGTTAAATCATGGGCGAATGAAGAAGAAGTTCGTGCTAATGAAGATACCGGAGTATATGAAGATGTTAAAAGGTATCGGGGTAATCAATTAGTTACTGCCGCTTGTATGGGGGGAAACTTCGACAAAAACGATATTGAGTCATATCTTCCAAAAGCAGACGGATACACTCTTACATTAATTTCCTTTTATCAAATGCACCATCCTGCCCCCTACATTCAGTTACTCGCTGACGAACTTGTTGAGCGGAAAATCGGAAATGTATTTGCGCTTCAGAATGATCATAATCTTTGTCTAGTGATCACCATACCTGACCATTGGTTATCCGTTGAAGAATGGATCAGCCATCAATTTGATATTCCTGTCCGCCTTGTTTGTGGCGAGCCCTTGGAATCATTGGGGGATATCCACAATTCCTTTAAGTCATTACAAAAAGCAATGAAAAATCAAAACTTCAGATCCATCCACCGTTTGGATGACTTGGATGTTGCACGTCGCATAGAGGACATCGTTTCATATGTTGAAAAATATTACATGGAAGAATTGAGTTTAGAAAAACTATCGAATGTATTCTTCTTAAGTCGCGAACATATCTCAAGAAAGTTCAAACAAAAAACCGGAATGCTCCTGTCCAAATACGTCACTAAACTTAGAACTGACCAAGCAAAACGCTGGTTAAGAGAAACCGAAAAAAGCATTTACTCCATCTCTTTAATGCTCGGCTATCAGGATGAGAAATACTTTTCAAAACTATTCAAAAAAGTGGTTGGCATGACACCATTCGAGTACCGAAACGGTGAAAAGAATGCAGATTTGAAGTAA
- a CDS encoding ABC transporter substrate-binding protein: protein MKKEILNIFLIGILSLSLCACQTKTESGTKKPEISERKITLNVRNPKVEISTQFEQMVIAYEKENPNVDIRVHTVGGAMDNLADLKAKIATGNGPDIFTNSGYENAKQWSEYLEDLSDQPWVEYAYEDALTPMKFDGKIHGMPVNLEGYGFIYNKDIFNKEGIDELPKTLTELIAVAEKLQKAGVTPFATGYYEEWKLGDHLMNVGFTEQEDPPAFIKGLNDGTEKIYNNQKFNDLINLLDVTLKYGNNNPLTTDYNMEVNLFTSENAAIIQQGNWIQPMIDQQSPNMNIGFMPIPINDQPKKEALMVGVPNYWVVNKQTTPEKKKEAKRFLNWMVSSEQGKMFLTERFKFIPAFTNIEADNLGPLADETIQYYKEGKTLHSNWYDFPVGIREEFGAAMQLYVGNKLSRGQLLHEFQRSWERASSE, encoded by the coding sequence ATGAAAAAAGAGATACTAAACATATTTTTAATCGGAATATTGAGCCTATCACTTTGTGCATGTCAAACAAAGACTGAGAGCGGAACAAAAAAACCGGAAATTTCAGAGCGAAAAATCACTTTGAATGTAAGGAATCCGAAAGTTGAAATTTCTACGCAGTTCGAACAAATGGTGATTGCTTATGAAAAAGAAAATCCAAATGTAGATATAAGGGTTCACACGGTTGGCGGGGCTATGGATAACCTTGCTGATTTGAAAGCAAAAATAGCCACTGGCAATGGTCCTGATATTTTCACAAACAGCGGATACGAAAATGCCAAACAGTGGAGTGAATATTTAGAGGATCTTTCTGACCAACCCTGGGTTGAATATGCATATGAAGATGCATTAACCCCTATGAAATTCGATGGAAAAATTCATGGGATGCCGGTTAATCTGGAAGGGTACGGATTCATCTATAATAAGGATATATTTAATAAGGAAGGAATCGATGAATTACCCAAAACGCTGACTGAATTAATAGCAGTGGCTGAAAAATTGCAAAAAGCAGGAGTTACTCCTTTTGCAACTGGATATTATGAAGAGTGGAAATTGGGTGACCACTTAATGAATGTCGGTTTTACAGAGCAAGAAGATCCACCGGCTTTTATAAAAGGCCTAAATGATGGAACTGAAAAAATATATAATAATCAAAAATTCAATGATCTAATCAATTTGTTGGATGTAACATTAAAGTATGGAAACAATAACCCGCTAACAACCGATTACAACATGGAAGTGAATCTATTCACTTCAGAAAATGCTGCGATTATCCAACAAGGAAACTGGATACAGCCGATGATCGATCAACAATCACCGAATATGAACATCGGATTTATGCCAATACCAATAAATGATCAACCTAAGAAGGAAGCCTTGATGGTCGGCGTACCGAATTATTGGGTTGTAAACAAACAAACCACACCAGAAAAGAAGAAAGAAGCGAAGAGATTTTTAAATTGGATGGTTTCTTCCGAACAAGGCAAAATGTTTTTGACAGAACGCTTTAAATTCATACCTGCTTTCACTAACATTGAAGCTGACAATTTAGGACCTCTTGCTGATGAAACGATTCAGTATTATAAAGAAGGAAAAACATTACACTCAAACTGGTATGATTTCCCTGTCGGAATAAGAGAAGAATTTGGTGCTGCCATGCAGCTATATGTAGGAAACAAGCTTAGTCGTGGTCAATTACTGCATGAGTTTCAGAGGTCATGGGAAAGGGCTTCCAGCGAATAA
- a CDS encoding glycoside hydrolase family 68 protein — translation MNLNRLAKQATVITLSTVILLGGSRSETFAAAKDPLDHNEKYGTSQITRYDMQKMINQQGDAKFTVPKFDESTIKNIPSAKKYDKSGNLIDMDVWDTWPLQNADGTVAEYKGYHIVFGLAGDPQNGSDTFIYLFYKKVGETSIDAWKNAGRVFDDNDKNVPNDPYLKNQAEEWSGSATFTSDGEVRLFYTNRGQFSPDSKQYGKQTLTTAQVNLSESGAGTLQVDGVEDFKSIYEGGDSKFYQSHDKAFADENFSDNHTFRDPHYIEDKGRKYLVFEANTGTEYGYQGEESLYNRAYYGNSNKFFQAEKDKLLQSSKKGLAELANGAIGIIEINDDYTLKNEMKPLIVSNTVTDEIERPNIFKKDGKWYLFTSTRGSKMTIDGIDDKDIYMLGYVANSLTGPYKPLNKTGIVLHQDLDPYDITWTYAHYAIPQPESDNVVITSYMTNRGYFKDHKSTFAPSFSLNIKGPNTAVIEDSIQEQGQITNNQ, via the coding sequence ATGAACCTTAACAGGCTTGCCAAACAAGCAACAGTAATAACACTTAGTACAGTTATCTTATTAGGAGGCAGTCGCTCAGAAACTTTCGCGGCGGCAAAAGACCCATTAGATCACAATGAAAAGTACGGCACTTCACAAATCACTCGTTACGACATGCAAAAAATGATTAATCAACAAGGCGATGCAAAGTTTACAGTTCCCAAGTTTGACGAATCAACAATAAAAAACATTCCCTCAGCAAAAAAGTATGACAAATCAGGAAATTTAATTGATATGGATGTATGGGATACCTGGCCATTACAAAACGCTGATGGTACAGTGGCAGAATATAAGGGCTATCATATCGTATTCGGATTGGCTGGAGACCCTCAAAATGGTAGTGACACGTTCATTTACTTGTTCTACAAAAAAGTTGGAGAAACATCCATTGATGCTTGGAAAAATGCTGGCAGAGTATTTGATGATAATGATAAAAATGTTCCAAATGATCCTTATTTAAAAAATCAAGCAGAAGAGTGGTCCGGTTCTGCAACCTTCACGTCTGATGGAGAAGTTCGCTTATTCTATACAAATCGCGGACAGTTTTCACCAGATTCCAAGCAATACGGTAAGCAAACATTAACAACGGCTCAAGTAAACTTATCTGAGTCAGGTGCTGGTACATTGCAAGTGGATGGCGTAGAAGATTTCAAGTCCATCTATGAAGGCGGAGACAGCAAGTTTTATCAATCACATGATAAGGCTTTCGCTGATGAAAATTTTAGTGATAATCATACATTCAGAGATCCCCACTATATTGAAGATAAGGGTCGTAAATACCTTGTTTTTGAAGCGAATACTGGGACTGAATATGGTTACCAAGGAGAAGAATCCCTTTACAACAGGGCTTACTATGGCAACAGCAATAAATTCTTCCAAGCTGAAAAGGATAAACTTCTGCAAAGCTCTAAAAAAGGTTTAGCTGAATTAGCAAATGGTGCAATTGGCATCATTGAAATAAACGATGATTATACATTAAAAAACGAAATGAAACCCCTGATTGTTTCGAATACAGTAACAGATGAAATTGAACGTCCTAACATATTTAAAAAGGACGGAAAATGGTATTTATTCACAAGTACAAGAGGATCAAAAATGACCATTGATGGAATTGATGATAAAGATATTTACATGTTAGGCTACGTGGCAAATTCTTTAACTGGCCCATACAAACCGTTAAATAAAACCGGAATTGTCTTACATCAAGATCTTGATCCTTATGATATTACTTGGACATACGCTCACTATGCTATCCCCCAACCGGAAAGCGATAATGTAGTTATCACAAGTTACATGACAAATAGAGGTTATTTTAAAGACCATAAATCTACCTTTGCCCCAAGTTTTTCACTTAACATTAAAGGGCCAAATACAGCTGTGATAGAAGATAGTATTCAGGAACAGGGTCAAATAACGAATAACCAATAA
- a CDS encoding glycoside hydrolase family 32 protein — protein sequence MALLILGLIIAGLLVFLVKSTLPVKHKEESYRANYHFTVPDKWKNDPQKPIFIDGEYHYFYLYNGDYPDGNGTEWRHSTSKDLVHWSDQGIAIPKYTNDNGDPWSGSVVVDKENTAGFGKDALVAIVTQPSKDGGKQEQFLWYSTDNGKTFTSYSDDPIISNPGTKDFRDPKIIWDDSDHKWIMVMAEGTKIGFYKSDNLKDWQYMSGFVTKNIGIVECPDLYLLRADDGTLKWVLGVSANGQSNGKPNTYAYWTGSFDGMEFFPDYNEPQWLDYGFDWYGGVTFEDGTESDKYNKRYALAWMNNWAYADNTPTLKEGFNGMDSIVRQIGLKHAGNNQYYLSSQPIEALKELTSSTDSYEQIEVNGSKTLDVKGDVYQLETDINWSDLNNVGLRLRESADRTRHIDVGIFVEENYSYVNRNFTEHPDESNQYIKSIAPYDASKKHVHLKILIDKTSIEVFVDDGKIAHSNLIFPEFDDKGISLFSEGGKAVFHNIKIKHLGSIN from the coding sequence TTGGCTCTATTAATACTTGGATTAATCATTGCCGGATTATTAGTCTTTTTAGTCAAATCAACTTTACCAGTTAAGCATAAAGAGGAATCGTATCGAGCTAACTACCATTTCACTGTACCTGACAAGTGGAAAAACGATCCTCAGAAGCCGATTTTCATAGATGGTGAGTACCATTACTTTTACCTCTATAATGGGGATTATCCGGATGGAAATGGAACAGAATGGCGTCATTCAACCTCAAAGGACTTGGTGCATTGGAGCGATCAAGGGATAGCCATTCCGAAATATACCAATGATAATGGAGATCCATGGTCGGGATCAGTCGTTGTAGACAAGGAAAATACGGCAGGCTTTGGAAAAGATGCTCTTGTGGCAATTGTTACGCAGCCCTCCAAGGATGGCGGTAAACAGGAACAATTTCTATGGTATAGTACGGACAACGGTAAAACATTTACCTCCTACAGTGATGATCCCATCATCTCAAATCCAGGAACGAAAGATTTTAGAGATCCAAAAATCATCTGGGATGACAGTGATCATAAATGGATTATGGTCATGGCTGAGGGAACAAAAATAGGTTTTTATAAGTCTGACAACCTAAAAGATTGGCAGTATATGAGCGGTTTTGTCACGAAAAACATAGGTATTGTAGAGTGCCCGGACCTTTATTTGTTACGGGCGGATGATGGGACTCTAAAATGGGTACTTGGTGTCAGTGCTAATGGGCAATCGAATGGTAAACCAAACACATACGCCTATTGGACTGGAAGCTTTGATGGAATGGAATTCTTCCCAGATTACAATGAACCGCAATGGTTGGATTATGGATTCGATTGGTATGGTGGAGTTACATTTGAAGATGGGACAGAAAGCGATAAATACAACAAACGGTATGCTCTCGCTTGGATGAATAATTGGGCCTATGCCGATAATACTCCGACCCTGAAAGAGGGCTTTAATGGAATGGATTCCATCGTTCGCCAAATCGGGCTAAAACATGCGGGCAACAACCAATATTATTTATCTTCACAACCTATCGAAGCATTGAAAGAATTGACGAGTTCAACGGATTCCTATGAACAAATTGAAGTGAATGGTTCCAAAACACTAGATGTAAAAGGTGATGTATATCAATTGGAGACGGATATCAATTGGTCAGACCTAAACAATGTGGGCTTAAGGCTTCGAGAATCAGCAGATCGAACACGCCACATTGACGTAGGAATTTTTGTAGAAGAAAACTACTCTTATGTCAATCGAAATTTCACCGAACACCCTGACGAAAGTAATCAATATATTAAAAGCATTGCTCCATATGATGCTAGCAAGAAACATGTTCACTTAAAGATCCTCATTGATAAAACAAGTATTGAGGTGTTTGTGGATGATGGAAAGATTGCACATTCAAATTTAATATTCCCTGAATTTGATGATAAAGGAATATCCCTCTTCTCAGAGGGAGGCAAAGCGGTCTTTCATAATATTAAGATCAAACACCTCGGTTCGATTAATTGA